Genomic DNA from Eleutherodactylus coqui strain aEleCoq1 chromosome 8, aEleCoq1.hap1, whole genome shotgun sequence:
ACATATGGGGCACTTTATCAGGACTTTTTTCATATACAGGTTTTAATATGAACCCTACTGGAGAAAGATGCATTTAATGTATCAAGTGGTGCATAACTTCAACGTATTACGCCCATCTCTGTGCgccggaggaaaaaaaaaaaaatctataatcagCTGTGAGCTGTAGGAAATTTCCAGTATATATTTACACTAGGCTCTGACATAAAtaatagtaaaaaacaaaaaaaaactgttgagcAGTGGTGAGCACCCCACCATCAAACCattcccacttaaaaaaaaaactggcctAAGCAGCCTAAGTCTTAAAAAGTTGCAATGTTTTTTGCGCAAAAAGGGTTTTGCCAAATGTTACTTTTTTCCTCAATATAAACACCCCTCATATTGTACACAAGCTACATATTTATATTAAGTAAATATAAAGTATTCATATTGGTTTTATAATCCACTAAATTCAACCATAAGGTTGATTCTATTAAAGATCTCTTGAcaccatgggcgtaactatagagggtgcaggggatgcggttgcacccgggcccaggagccttagggggcccataaggtctctcttctccatataggaagcctagtactatgaataaagcattatagttgggggtcctgttacaagttttgccaTGGGgcgcagaagcttcaagttacgcctctgcttgacACAACTAGCGGCTCTCAGATAAAGTGGGTGAAGAACGTTCCATCCTGTGATCAGATTTCTTCATAAACTTACCTGGCAATCTTATCGCTACAAGACATTGTAAGCAATCTCTCTCCTTGCAAAACACCATCCCATGTTTGGATAGTACTGCTTGATCGCACAGGAATAGTCCCTTCTCCAGATTCTATCTTGGTACGGAGTTGTCCTCGTGCCTTTCGGTTAGGATGGCGATCACCCTGGTCTGTAACAGTAAATGAAGAACAAATAGCTATGAATGAAGGGTAATCCTCTTTACATAATTAGAGAGATATGACAGCTCTACATTAGGCCCCTTCCCATctttctgctctgtttttggaaaagagaaaaaaaaaaaaaacgaacatttttttttttttttttaaatggaatgcTTTatgttttgcttcagttttttcctGGAACAGGTAACGCAGTCTGCTACGCTATTTGCTCCACTATAAACAAGTAAGCTACACATCTATTGGAGGATCTTTATGGTAAAggcgtcaaactcattttcaccgagggccacatcagccttacagTGACCTTTTAAGGGCAAATTGTAATTGCAAGACTACATAGCAAGAGCTTGTTCACGCGAGTATTTGCACAATTTTTTGCGCACGTAGTAAGCagtgaatataacccattgatttcaatgggttcgctcacgAGTGTATTTTTTCACCCAATGTGCGATTCAATGAATAAAGATGTAGGATGACTATTTTGATGCATATTATGCACCACAATAagtaattgaagtgaatgggccggcgcaaatacgcagtgaaaaacGCAAGAAGCTTGCAAAAATACACAGAGACAGTCAAAAAAGTGCAGGTGCATTTGTGCAGCCAAAATACTCTTACACCTGGGTgaccgagccctaatagtgacatccatagtgtccccagtagtaatagtaaccctcagtAATAgagactcccatagtggcccagcattaacagtgacccccatggtTGCCCCAGGAGTAAATGCCCCTTATataggtgaccccagtagtaacattgtCCTCTAGAATGgctacagcagtaatagtgtccccctatagtagtgcaagtagtaatagcaacctcccTATtcgcctctggccaggcagcatccctacaagcattccactcacccaactTGCAGCTTTGGTCCGTCAGCCTTCTTCACCGTGTACAGGATGCTGCACACAAACACCCGGGGAGGGAGATCCAGGCTGCACTGCCGCTGGATCGAACCTGAAGGCTGCATGAGTGGAATGCTGCACGGCCGGTTGGCCACATATCAGGTGGCAGGATGAATTTGGGCTGCTGGCCTTGCATTTGAAGCTCATGCTTTAAGGCAATGCcaaacaaaagaataaaaaaatagtcTGCACGGCATATAAAATGCAAAGCCTTAATATGAGCTATAACTACATACAAAATCTCCAAAGCTAGAACTTCAGTGCCGCAAAACCTTCCTTCTCATCATTTTCCACCCAATCAGGTATGTTGGATCTACATTTCCAAACCACAATCTGTTGAACTCCTTAAGACCGGGCTTATCGAATGCCAAAACTCAGCTTATTTTGTTCAGCCAAGAAAGCTGTACgatggcttgctttttgtgggaaaagtagtggtTTTTATTGGcgccattttgaggtacatttaATTGCTTCGCGTCAATTGAAAGGTTGACCAAAAAGGAGCAGCGAATGTGatttaacaaaacaaaaagcagcTCTCACCTCTCCAACTCTGCACTGATCCAGAGATCTGGCCTGCTGGTTTTTGTCTACAGGCTGCCAAGCGAAGACGTGTCGTATCAGCACATGACCAGTAAAGCCAATCAGTAgccacagcagtcacacaccACACTTACTGGCATCACCAGTAGGTGACTTCTGCTGTTCTGGCATGTGTTGCCTCAGGTCATTGGACTACCTGAGCATCTGTAGGGGATTGAGAGGTCGGTACTATTTTTTACTTAGAATATTTGCTATCGTTACGCCTTTAGGACATATTTAGTCCTtttacaggaaggggttaaacaaatatACATTGAAAGTAGGATGTGTGACAAAGAAAGTCGACACTAGTTAGAGTATCCTATGTATATAGATGAGGATCTAAGCCATATGTAGACTATTTCAGTGCAGTTGCGATCATCTTAGTACCTTCCTGTCCAGCTTCATGTGGCGAGAAAATGCGAGCATCACCACACGGCGATGTACTGATGTACAGATGGAACTGAACATTGTCCTTCAGCCTAAATCCACCACGTTCAGCCTTCATAAATATGGATTTCTGCTGATCTTCTTTAGTGCTGAGAAGACATGCAAAGAAAAAGGTGATTAAGCCGCTGAATTTTACTTTAGCAGACTATTAAAAGACTACGTACGGTGCTGGAAAATGTGCCCTCTACTCGGGCATACTTGGTACACAGAACGCAACATtaaattaaggcctctttcacacaggcgacagcaatatcgccgcaaaaaaaaacaaaaaaaaaaaacagctgtgtTCCCGCGATTATTGTGCGATATCGCTGAGCGGCCAGCGTCTGTTACGTAATgttcaaatacatttttttaatgcagctagggcttattttagagacaAACAGTAGAACTTCCTGctgtaaaaattgcatttttgtgtGATACAACACAAAGTAaagtcccataggaaaccatgtgcTACAATACATCGCAAATCACAgcaatagatttatttttttttttcttcttctggcaaTGTAGCgacctacaaaacattgctaatgtgaaagaacccattggaaggcaTGGGCTCCACTTAAATGTGATGTGTATCAgtgtcgcatcgcaagaaaatcatgcgatttttttgCTCGTATGAAAGCGGCCCAAGACTATTCAAAGATCatggcttctgttttttttttttgttttttttttacagatataaCACCTCCAATTTGGACGGGGtgctgatggtttccattgaTTTATGACAAGTTGGGTAACTAAAGTTGATTTATGACAGGGGAAACTCCAGGACCGCTCGAAGTCCACCAAAAAGCGAGATCTTACAGTCTTAAAAGAACACCTCTGCACTCAATAACATTCATCGTGCATACGAACAGAGCTCATGTTCTGCAGACAATCCTTTGAACAAATGTAAAAAGTGAAGGGAAATTACAGTATTGAACCATAAGGACTACCTGCAGAAccacttcaggttttttttcaccCAACTTTATCGGTGTTAAATATTAAAAACAGCAGACAAAACACCCCCAACCATTAGGAACCATTTACATTTTGAGTGCATTCAAAACTATAAATGGTGCAAAGTGgattggggatggggggggggggggggttggagttcTACTGAATAGTTGGGGTACGGTCATACAGCAGAATTcatcacataattctttattaAAATTTGCTTCTGAACACCATAACTCTGcccgtcaatgggcaaaatccgcatgtggaattccAATGCAGGAAATTACCTTTCCATGTCAAGGAgtaacatgtcacttcttgatatggaaataattgcttcAGTGTtagaattctgcatgcagattttacctactggaagggttaaatctgCGTGCTGATCCGCGCCAAAACCAGAGAAGAAAGCTGCAATAAATTCCATATGATTGAACAGAATGCGGAATCAGGTGGAATTCTAATTAATGGGAATTGATGCGtataaaatgtatataatttAGAGCTCTGCACATTTTATACTTTATATTACACCAGGCACTGCATATCCAGCATACCTACAATTTCATTGAAAATGCTGTTCTTTTTTATGCTCACCTTAGAAACAATTCAAGCTGTGTGTAGAGAAATCTAAGCAACGACCTGCGAGATACAATTTCAGCATGACAGTCATTTAGTGCCAGACCGCGATCACTCATATACTCTCCATTAATGCATTTAGTTCCGGTGGAAACACTAATAACCTGGGCGTCCTTCACATCTATTCctaaatatacaaaaaaattaaaaacaataaatTATTAGGCAGATTCACTCTGGAGTGGGTGGGGGATGGGAATGTTGAGATTGGCAAAAGCAATAcccaaaaacacaaaacaaataaaaatacattaaagTACCTGTTGTCATGACAACTCCAGCTAGGACTTTTCTCCTGGCATGTGGGGAGGTGAAATTATCTGTTAGCTCGCTGAACTTATCTACAACCAAACGTGCAACAGCGTCAGCCAGAACCTTCAAACAGAGACAAAAGTAACAAAGTTAGTCGATCCGCCGAGGAGTTAAATCGGTATTTATCTTTATGACCAAACTTGCTTGTGTGCATTTCCTCAGTCTTTTACTAATAAGCCACATGTACAGAACATAAAAGTAGCCATAGATTTATACGACTGGTTTTCGCTTCTGAACTTGTTTGACAGTAAGTTACACTGTATCTGTTACTAATTGAACATGCTGACAAATTGACTATCCGCTGGTCATTTATGCAGAAGTGCCAACAATGACGAATTGTTGCAGATCTGGTtcaaaatcctaaaacaaaatAGCACACCACGCTGTTCTATTGTGGGCAGCATGATGGAAACCCGACGCCCCGCATTATAGGTAAACGGGTGTCTCGAGTGCCATTCTTGCCAGTGAAGAAGTGTAGACGTCTGGCTGTGACTTCCCTCAgtaaaaatcagctgtttgccacatTTTGAAAGGGGCAGTCTCATCACGGATCGAAACGGTCAAGGAAcataaaactaataaaattaatAAGAGCGCAGCAATTAGAAGTCTGTGGGATTTTCTGCAGCTCATGCAGACTTCTACAAGTTCTGTATGTCAATTTCTTCCCAATCTGCATTTGTGGCTGAGGTATGGGTTTGCATCCCTGGTCACATAATGCATCTAGTATTACCTTACAGCCAGACATATAGGTTTGTGAGGGGTTGACCCTCCTGATTACATCATGAAAACAATGGATCAAAGGGGAAGCTGATTATTCAGTGAGGCATGGATGCTATTGTTTATTAAAGCACTTTTAACCCAATATTGGCATTTTATCACTTATATTAAGAAAATATATGAGACTATTCAGTTTTATCTAGTtaacagatataaaaaaaaaattaatctggTAAAAAACCCACTAAAAACAAAATAATGTGTTTACTTGCGCATGATCCTTACCTGAGGCAAGTGCAACTGTAAGCCCTCACTTGGAACAGGCTGTCGAGAAGGAGTCTGGTCCAACTGCATGTTAAATAATGATGCCAAAGCTGACTGAGCCGCTCGTGCCTTAGCAAGTTTCTTGTTTCTACCAGAGCCCTCAAATGTCTGGTTGTCCACTGTGACGGACATGACAAAGTTCTTAGCGTGACTTTCTCCACTCTCCGACACAAAGTCGTACTTCAGTCCTGGTCGCAGCTCATTCAAGATCATCACAGGGTTTTTCCCACTTGAAGGTGGAAAAAACGAAGGTGTTGGAAGTGGGGACTGGATTAGATTGCAGGATCCAGCCAATGCCATGCTATAGTCACTTGTTGAATTAAAGGGTTCATTCCCATTGGAGCCTAAGAAAAACGCGTGATCAGActgctcaggtttttcaaatccATTGAAGAGCGTGTCTGGGAAGTCTGCTTGGTCAGATGTAAAGTCAGTGTTTGTCGCCAGAGTTCTGCCCATAGCTATGTGCGCTTCTGATGCGTTGGGAAATTGCACAAAggaccgtaatgctttttcagcTGCATGAAGTTTTGCCTTCTTTTTTGTTGGCCCTGAACCTTCAAAAGCTTGCCCATTAACCTCAACGGTCATAATAAAAACTGGTGCATGCACTGGTCCAGACTGAGAAAGGAGTTTATATTGCA
This window encodes:
- the ADARB1 gene encoding double-stranded RNA-specific editase 1 encodes the protein MTEERSGFHQSRKQQKYFTMDVDDEENMSSSSTDVKENRNVDGVSRKDGNGQSTGEGAQLSNGGEGSNRKRPLEEGNNGHSKFRPKKRKKTPGPVLPKNALMQLNEIKPGLQYKLLSQSGPVHAPVFIMTVEVNGQAFEGSGPTKKKAKLHAAEKALRSFVQFPNASEAHIAMGRTLATNTDFTSDQADFPDTLFNGFEKPEQSDHAFFLGSNGNEPFNSTSDYSMALAGSCNLIQSPLPTPSFFPPSSGKNPVMILNELRPGLKYDFVSESGESHAKNFVMSVTVDNQTFEGSGRNKKLAKARAAQSALASLFNMQLDQTPSRQPVPSEGLQLHLPQVLADAVARLVVDKFSELTDNFTSPHARRKVLAGVVMTTGIDVKDAQVISVSTGTKCINGEYMSDRGLALNDCHAEIVSRRSLLRFLYTQLELFLSTKEDQQKSIFMKAERGGFRLKDNVQFHLYISTSPCGDARIFSPHEAGQEDQGDRHPNRKARGQLRTKIESGEGTIPVRSSSTIQTWDGVLQGERLLTMSCSDKIARWNVVGIQGSLFSLFVEPIYFSSIILGSLYHGDHLSRAVYQRISDIENLPQLYLLNKPLLSGISNAEARQPGKAPSFSVNWSIGDANLEVINATTGKDEMGRASRLCKHALYSRWMRIHAKLSSNLRCKIGKPNLYYDTKQSAKEYQAAKECVFKAFQKAGLGAWVKKPIEQDQFPLTA